In Coregonus clupeaformis isolate EN_2021a chromosome 7, ASM2061545v1, whole genome shotgun sequence, one genomic interval encodes:
- the LOC121570568 gene encoding interferon alpha-1-like, which translates to MALQAITWMSAFLCLAQVCSMPMPCHLQGELVRTTHNLLSDMGGHFPLECLQENVFLAFPAAAFATSGTPQLSSSGAKAIYDTLKNIDSLFGADDLPTKWDQQNFENFQNIIYRQIEESKCMMGSVDTSDYPIRAEELKTYFGKIAAVLKEKNFSYCAWEVVRKELLYTLQFILKHNSDSLLWSNRT; encoded by the exons ATGGCACTTCAGGCTATTACTTGGATGAGTGCCTTCCTCTGCCTCGCACAAGTTTGCTCCATGCCCATGCCTTGCCACCTACAGGGAGAGCTGGTGCGAACAACCCACAACCTACTGAGCGACATG GGGGGTCATTTTCCTCTGGAGTGCCTGCAGGAGAATGTCTTCCTGGCATTCCCAGCAGCCGCATTTGCAACCTCCGGCACGCCACAG TTGAGCAGCAGTGGTGCTAAGGCTATTTATGATACATTGAAGAACATCGACTCATTGTTTGGAGCTGACGACCTGCCAACTAAGTGGGACCAACAGAATTTTGAGAATTTTCAGAATATTATATACCGCCAGATTGAAGAGAGCAAATGT ATGATGGGCAGTGTGGATACAAGTGATTATCCCATCAGGGCAGAGGAACTGAAGACATACTTTGGGAAGATTGCAGCAGTCCTAAAAGAAAAG AATTTCAGTTACTGCGCCTGGGAAGTGGTTCGAAAAGAACTCCTGTACACCCTACAGTTCATTCTGAAACACAACTCAGATAGCCTTCTGTGGTCCAACAGAACATGA